In Zea mays cultivar B73 chromosome 7, Zm-B73-REFERENCE-NAM-5.0, whole genome shotgun sequence, the following proteins share a genomic window:
- the LOC103633486 gene encoding putative 1-phosphatidylinositol-3-phosphate 5-kinase FAB1D, with the protein MEDEISSIIACALAISDERHHLIDLKFENGMDYSKGEYAKAIEKSFSFLSESSFSSSPWSSTNFEASLSSLSSFSSDDFSGYDSSFLLSPMHPEMTVNGKVTLKDKYSVTVVYDNQFFALRKKCCPSELAYITSLSHCKKWNAQGGKSKAYFAKTTDDRFIIKQINKTEFESFIKFAPDYFKHVYHSLDTGSQTCLPTY; encoded by the coding sequence ATGGAAGATGAGATATCCAGCATAATAGCTTGTGCTCTTGCCATATCTGATGAGCGCCACCATTTGATAGATTTAAAATTTGAGAACGGAATGGATTATTCCAAGGGAGAGTATGCTAAAGCAATAGAGAAATCTTTTAGTTTTCTGTCTGAAAGTTCTTTCAGCTCATCACCATGGTCATCTACAAATTTTGAAGCAAGCTTATCATCTCTGTCTTCATTTTCATCTGATGACTTTTCTGGTTATGATAGCTCATTTTTGTTGTCCCCAATGCATCCAGAAATGACTGTGAATGGGAAAGTAACTCTCAAAGACAAATATTCAGTTACTGTTGTATATGATAATCAATTCTTTGCACTCCGAAAAAAGTGTTGCCCATCCGAGCTTGCATATATTACTTCTTTAAGCCACTGCAAGAAGTGGAATGCTCAAGGTGGAAAGAGCAAGGCCTATTTTGCAAAGACGACGGATGACAGGTTCATCATTAAGCAAATCAATAAAACAGAGTTTGAGTCATTTATTAAATTTGCACCTGATTACTTTAAGCATGTTTACCATTCTCTGGACACTGGAAGCCAAACTTGTCTGCCAACATATTAG